One Anguilla rostrata isolate EN2019 chromosome 15, ASM1855537v3, whole genome shotgun sequence genomic window carries:
- the cab39l gene encoding calcium-binding protein 39-like, protein MPLFGKSHKTPADIVRTLKENMAVLVKQDKKTEKASEEVSKCLVAMKEILYGTNDKEPHTETVAQLSQELYNSGLLIQLVENLQVIDFEGKKDVCQIFNNILRRQIGTRSPTVEYFCSHQEVLFILLKGYETAQVALNCGIMLRECIRHEPLAKALLHSDRFRDFFGYVEMSTFDIASDAFATFKDLLTRHKILVAEFLEQNYDAVFADYEKLLHSENYVTKRQSLKLLGELLLDRHNFTVMTRYISKPENLKLMMNLLRDKSQNIQFEAFHVFKVFVANPNKTQPIVDILLKNQTKLIDFLSNFQKDRTDDEQFNDEKTYLIKQIRDLKKPAS, encoded by the exons ATGCCGCTTTTCGGGAAATCACACAAGACCCCCGCCGACATCGTGCGGACCCTGAAGGAGAACATGGCCGTCTTGGTCAAGCAGGACAAGAAGACCGAGAAG GCCTCCGAGGAGGTGTCCAAGTGTCTGGTGGCGATGAAGGAGATCCTGTACGGGACCAACGACAAGGAGCCGCACACGGAGACGGTGGCCCAGCTGTCCCAGGAGCTGTACAACAGCGGCCTGCTCATCCAGCTGGTGGAGAACCTGCAGGTCATCGACTTCGAG GGGAAGAAGGACGTGTGTCAGATCTTCAACAACATCCTGCGGCGACAGATCGGCACCCGCAGCCCGACCGTGGAGTACTTCTGCTCCCACCAGGAGGTGCTGTTCATCCTGCTGAAAGG GTACGAGACCGCCCAGGTGGCGCTGAACTGCGGCATCATGCTGAGGGAGTGCATTCGGCACGAGCCCCTGGCCAAGGCCCTGCTCCACTCCGACAGGTTCCGCGACTTCTTCGGCTACGTGGAGATGTCCACCTTCGACATCGCATCCGACGCCTTCGCCACCTtcaag gACTTGCTCACGAGGCACAAGATTCTGGTGGCGGAATTTTTAGAACAGAACTACGATGCG GTTTTTGCAGACTATGAGAAGCTGCTCCACTCTGAGAACTATGTCACAAAGAGGCAGTCACTGAAG CTGCTGGGAGAACTGCTGCTGGACAGACACAACTTCACGGTAATGACGCGGTACATCAGCAAGCCCGAGAACCTCAAACTCATGATGAACCTGCTGAGGGACAAGAGTCAAAACATCCAGTTTGAGGCCTTCCACGTTTTCAAG GTGTTTGTGGCCAATCCCAACAAGACCCAGCCGATTGTGGACATCCTCCTGAAGAACCAGACCAAACTGATCGACTTCCTCAGCAACTTCCAGAAGGACCGCACGGACGACGAGCAGTTCAACGACGAGAAGACGTACCTGATCAAACAGATCCGGGACCTGAAGAAGCCGGCCTCGTAG